One window from the genome of Clupea harengus chromosome 19, Ch_v2.0.2, whole genome shotgun sequence encodes:
- the s100a10a gene encoding protein S100-A10a, whose product MPSDLEKAMESMIMVFHKYASKEGVSNTLSRKELKDLMENELAGFLKSQKDPATVDKIMKDLDANGDGQVSFEEFVSLVVGLSIACEQCYQMHLKKTGAKK is encoded by the exons ATGCCGTCTGACCTGGAGAAAGCCATGGAGTCCATGATCATGGTGTTCCACAAATATGCTTCCAAAGAGGGAGTCAGCAACACGCTGAGCCGCAAGGAACTCAAAGACCTCATGGAAAACGAGCTGGCCGGCTTCCTCAAG TCTCAGAAAGACCCCGCAACAGTGGACAAGATCATGAAGGATCTCGACGCTAATGGCGATGGCCAAGTGAGTTTTGAGGAGTTTGTGTCTCTGGTGGTTGGCCTGTCCATCGCCTGTGAACAGTGCTATCAGATGCACCTCAAGAAAACAGGAGCCAAGAAgtga